The Juglans regia cultivar Chandler chromosome 16, Walnut 2.0, whole genome shotgun sequence nucleotide sequence TAAGGCCAAAAATATCCATCCCATTGAGTAGAGGTTGATGGATGCAAAACCACGCATGAGTGAGCATGAATGCCTCGTCTTATTAACCAACAAAAGTATTTAGAATTCCAAAGTAAAACGTTACCTCCATGTCTTTAATTGTAGCATCATTTGCGATGATTGATGCTTCATCTTGGGGGGACATATCAAGCGAGTCACCAGTGGACAATTTCCCAACCTGAACCATGCAGAAAGGGATTTCAAGACTGTGAAGACCTAAGGTATTATGAAAGAtaacaaaatggaaaagaaaacctGATCTTCGATTATATTGAGAATCtccaccataattttttttttatctgtaacCTCCACCATAAATTATTATACaagcatatgcatatgcatgaatAGACTCATACAGATGTACACAATCTGCATAGACATGCTTCATTGTGGAGCAGCCATGACTAAATCAAATGATCTCATTGGTTGCAGACATATTATTTcagtggtattttttttttatgggtaactTCAGTAGTGAATTTCTAATGGCACAATGGGCCCAGTTCCAACCTATTAAACTTTCTATGCAGCAGAGTATCAAGCTTTTCAATTCAGAATACTGACCAAAGAAATATGCACAAGTGTAGCCACAAAGGAAAATGGAAATCATAAAATGAGTCTATGTGCTAAGACATTAGGAACTTTCTCTTTTGTCCCTTTTGAGCTTATTTGTAACATGAGATACATCATTCACATCAGTAGTGGCCAATGCCACTAGTAGTATTCATGTAGTCTTTCAGCCAAAAATAATCCTTTTTTCATAAGAATAAAGTTCTCTTAATGGGAAAaagacatagcccaagtacacaggaagtatacacagAATACATCTAGCATCAACTAGGAACAAGAAAAAGATGCAAACAAATTGTGAAAACTATCCCCATTACAATCAATAATCGAAGCCTAAGAAAAAGAGTGTTGAAGAAGATTCATTTCAGCTCATCCAAGGAACACTCCCGGTCTTCAAAACACCTACCATTCTTCTCCATCCAAAGGCACCAGATAATGCAATGAGGATTCAGCCAAAATAAACTAACGGCTCAATTTATTAAATCTATTACCTTCTTTTCACTAATAATGAATTTGGGGGTGTAAAAAATCATGTGCAGGTGCATAGAGAATAAATAGCTTGGTCCCATTGGTTTATCCCAAAGGATAAACAAAACCCATCCGCATCGACATGGatgcttttctttttagttaCTTCTTGTCCAGGCTCATAGTTAACTTttacaatgaataaatatgagtgACTCAGGACGACCATAAACAGCTAGCCATCAAGCAAATAAAGGTTTGAGATGTTCAGTATCAATAAGTCTAAGCATTCTACTAGACAATAATCACCTTTAGGTTAAGCTCGTTGACAAGATTGGGGGTGGAGGAGGCTTGGCGTAAACCAACACCATACATATCAAAAACCTGCAGAAGACATTTAAggcaaaaataatttagatgcAAAAGTAAATGTGAACAAACAAAAGTAAATTTGATTGCTTGTCAAGCAAATGAGTGGAAGAAACTGATCAACTACTTAACCACAAGCCAATCAAATGAGTAGAATAAAGATCATCAACTAATGACTAAACATGTAAACCACCATTGGTCGCCTTAACTAAACATGAGAAGATTGAAAATGATACAGTAAGGCGTATGTATTTATTTCCTTCTCTGAGTGTAAGTTAGTTATACTTACGGGTATAGGTATTCGTCTATCATGGAAAGCACAATCAGATGCAACAAATACATCACCAACAGCTGCTCCTTTGGCCTGAAAGCatccaataattatttataattttagtaagAAAACTATATCCTTAAACATATGCATGTGCTTgtgtttgcatatttttgttctCCTCCTTAGTCCCTATGTTAATATCCTTATTTTTTGCACAATTGCAATAAAGGTGTATAACATTTTAAGGCCTTTTCTAATTCATCCATTAAACTTTAAACAATGGATACAAAAGTGAACTTTTGACATAGTGGGACAATCACTTtaagtataaaaaaagtagataaaaaaatagataaccCCCAGATGATTTCGGAcctaaaaacaagaaaaaaacaaagcagTAAATATATTCAAGCATACAACGTATACCTTAAAGGCACCGGCAGTGCCTGCATTTATTATCAGGTCTGGCTTTAATGCTTCGATTGATGCATAGGTTACAAGAGATGCTGATACTGTGCCTACACTATCAACCCCTGAAAAGAAAGGGACCACATAAGGACCAGTAACAGAAAATCTGATCTAAATACAGCCACTTCTATTCTGATGATGCATTTGATTGATAGATGTTGAACATAACCCCAGGCGCATGTCAACGTCATGCTTTAACATGGGCACTTCAGACCTTAACGTGCTCTTAAACAAAGTATACTCCCTAGGTGAGCTAAATAGGAACTCAGATATGATTTCACAGGGCTAAGCCTGCCGGGATACAGTAAAATGGGGAGGCAGTTGCATTAGAGTTGCTTAGGTTTCACATTTTGGTGGGTAAATGGACTAGACAGAAAAGTATGCTTTCTTAATCTTCCACAAGCGCAGCAATCTTTTTGTGCATTATTATGTTAGCGCTTTTCCTTGTCACGGTAAAGTAGTTTGCAAGATGCGTTGGAAATCACAGAAAAGCATATTCACAGCTTAGCCATAACAGATAatccattatttaaaaaattttaaaaataccaaaaacataatttagcACGCATAAGAATCAAATACCTACCCAAAGCTAAATCTTTCCCTGGCCAGATCAAATTGATGTTAAGATCCTTGTAAGCACCATGATACCGGACCCAAGGAACCCCTTTTGGAAAACTGCACCATTGCACCCAGACAATCATAATTTTTGTATTAGTAAAATAAACCTATCAAAAAGCGGCATCAGACAATCAAACTTATCACCCAACACTAAAAATCTTGCGTACTCGGCTTGAATACCAAGGAATATAAAGCTTCAACAGCTGAGGTAACCAATAACAATCACTTGATTCCCGTAAAACAGACCATTTGCGCGTCGACAAGATCACTCAGAACTACTCAAATCCACCAAACATGTCATTGATGTCAACAATGCTTTGATCGACCATCACAGACACAaaaatgggttttaaaaaatactgaCTACATCCTAAACCCCCAATCAATGCATCGATTGAGCTAGTGAAGAAAgtttattaagttaaaaaagaccATTAAAAGTAAACACAAGCTTTATGGATCACAGAAACAACGTAAAACTTGAACTTTTGGTCCTAAAGCCTCAATAGCGAGTGtatcttaaaatttaagaaaagataaataaaacgCAGAGAGAATAAGAATCTGACACGGGTTCGAGGTCCTCGGTAAGCTGGAGCTTGTTTACCAAAGGAAGTGCCTCCGTCTGCATAGCTGGTACCCAAAATCACCATAAAAACACTTGCAGAAACAATAAAAGtcccaagaaaacaaaatgaaagagatataattaatatatatatatatatatatgtagagagagagagagagagagagagagagagagagagagagaggcaccGATAATGATGACGATGGTGGAAATTGGCCGGTCTTGAGGCTGTGAAACAACGGCgtcctccgatctgtcaccgtgACGAGCCATAATCGCCGTTCCCGTCTCTACTGAATCCGATGAGTGTCCAATATTCTTACGTTTTCTGTAAATCTAGGAAGAGAAGATTCGAGGATTTTTGATTTCTCGTCTGCACGCCAATCAAGAGAAGACAGGGCAAAAGCAATCTCGCGGCCCTGATAACACAAAGGTcgcactcttttttctttctggtATAACGAACACAAGTCGTACTAGCAACTCGGATATTATTACTTTTGTACAGTGTCGATGGACAATCTCCCTCTACTCGTTTGTACCAACTAtcgtataaatttataattacgTTAATAACGTTAAAATAGTTTTGAGTTAGTATATTTGATTGATTTTAAGAAATAGAAACATTTTAGccactaaaaaattatatacaaataattttataaattaatataatttgatatagattatcagattgtaaaattatttttattataaaatagatctaacggatcatatgaagtcacgtcaatttgtaaatttacttttatagaatctttttatGTTTCCAAcacttatatttaaaaaataagtgataaaa carries:
- the LOC109006565 gene encoding 5'-methylthioadenosine/S-adenosylhomocysteine nucleosidase-like, yielding MARHGDRSEDAVVSQPQDRPISTIVIIIAMQTEALPLVNKLQLTEDLEPVFPKGVPWVRYHGAYKDLNINLIWPGKDLALGVDSVGTVSASLVTYASIEALKPDLIINAGTAGAFKAKGAAVGDVFVASDCAFHDRRIPIPVFDMYGVGLRQASSTPNLVNELNLKVGKLSTGDSLDMSPQDEASIIANDATIKDMEGAAVAYVADLLKVPAIFVKAVTDIVDGEKPTAEEFLQNLATVTAALDQAVTQVIDFINGKCLSEL